From the Candidatus Oleimmundimicrobium sp. genome, the window GGGAAAGTTGAAAGTAAGCTGATGCCTGCCCGCCTTTGGAAGGGCAGATAGCTTATGCTTGCCCGCCTCTGGCGGGGTTGATGGAGGATGGAGTATAGAAGGATAACGAGTATGGAGTAAGAAAGTAGAAATTAATGGAGATTATGTGGAAATTTCGAATAAGTAACTGTTAATTTCTACAAATCTCAATAAGTTTCTATAAATTACTATTAGTCTCAACGAAGCAATCTTCATATATTACAATAAATCTCAATTAATTACAAAGTATCTGATGGCAGAGAGAGTATTGAGTATAGAGTATAGAGTATAGTAAAACCAGCAATCTGGCTAACAAACTCCCGACTCCCGACTAACAGACTCCCCACTACCTGCCTACCGGCAGGCAGGGAAAGTGGAAATTTTAAAGTTTTAAAAAAATTAATAAGAATATTGGACGAAGCGAATGCTTGGTGTTAATTTTATAAGCATATTAATGAAAATTTATATTAAGGCGGGGAGATAGTTTGAAGATTGCAATTGGCAGCGATCATGCCGGCTACGAGTTAAAAGAAAAAATAAAGGTATTTTTAAAAGAAAAGAATCTGGAGATTTTGGATGTTGGCACAAACAACTCGGAATCTGTTGATTATCCTGACTATGCGGAGAGAGCGGCCGAGGTGGTGGCGTCAGGTAAATTTGACAGAGGTATTATCATTTGCGGTTCAGGGATAGGAGTCGCGATGACGGCAAACAAAATTCCCGGGGTTAGAGCCGCCGTTTGTAACGATATTGAGTCCGCTCGTCTTAGCAGGCAGCATAATGACGCGAATGTTCTCACAATGGGAGGGCGGCGTGTGATTGATTTAAAAGAAGCTAAAAAAATTATAAACACGTGGCTTAAAACTGAATTTGAGGGTGGGCGGCATTTAATGAGACTTGCAAAGATTGCTAAGTTGGAGAGAAAATATTCTTCAAAAAAACCGGAGGTTGAATAGTGGAAAATTTATCTAAAATAGACCCTGAGATAACTAAGGCCATAGAGGATGAATTAAGGCGCCAGCAAGGAACTTTGGAGCTTATTGCTTCTGAAAATTTTGCAAGTTTAGCTGTAATGAGAGCCACTGGTTCTGTTTTTACAAATAAGTATGCGGAAGGTTACCCCGGTAAAAGATATTACGGTGGGTGTGGATTTATAGATGTTGTTGAAAAATTAGCCATAGAACGGGCTAAAATTATTTTCGGAGCGGACCATGCAAACGTTCAACCACATAGTGGTTCACAAGCAAACATGGCGGTGTATTTTTCTTGTTTAAAACCCGGCGATAAAGTTATGGGCTTGGAGCTTAGCCATGGTGGTCATTTAACTCACGGTAGTCCGGTTAACTTTTCGGGTCAGTTATACGATTTTGTTTTTTATGGTGTTAACAAAGATACTGAAATATTTGACTATGATGAAATTTTAAAAATTGCTAAAAAACACAGGCCAAAAATGATAGTTACCGGGGCAAGCGCTTATCCGAGAACCATTGATTTTGAGGCATTTCGCAAGATTGCTGATGAAGTAAACGCTTATTTGATGGCTGATATAGCTCACATCGCCGGCTTAGTTGCTGCCGGTGTTCATCCGAGTCCAATTCCTCACGCGCAATTTACAACTACTACTACTCATAAAACTCTCCGCGGACCCAGGGGTGGAATGGTTTTTTGTGAGGAGAGATTTGCTAAGTCGATAGACAAAACGGTCTTTCCCGGTATTCAAGGCGGTCCCTTAATGAATGAAATAACCGCAAAGGCCGTTTGCTTAAAAGAAGCTCTAACCGATGAATTTAAGGATTATCAAAAACAAATTATTAAAAACGCTAAAATTTTGTCACGTGTTTTTCAGGACAACGGATATCGTTTGGTCTCCCGGGGGACTGATAATCACCTCTTCTTAGTTGATTTAACCGATAAAGGGATTACAGGGAGAGAGGCGGAAGTTGTTCTTGAAAGTGTGGGAATTATTTTAAATAGGAGTACTATTCCTTTTGAGACAAAGAGTCCTTTTATTACAAGCGGAATTAGAGTAGGCACTCCCGCCGTTACAACTCGGGGGATGAAAGAAAAGGAAATGGAAAAAATCGGAGAGTTGATGATAAGAACTTTAGAAAACATGGATAACGAGAAGGTTCATACGGAAGTAAAAAATAAAGTTGAAAAACTCTGTGAGGAATTTCCGCTCTACCCGGAATTGTAGGCAGATGGCGAATAGATCATGGAATATGGAAAAAGAAGGGGTATAGGGGAAAGGTAGAGATTAAATGGAAACTTGTGGAGATTAAGTAGAGATTGAGAAAACGGCTATTAATCTCAATGAATTACAATAAATCTCAATTAATTTCAAAATATTTAATGGCAGATGGCGAATAGATCACGGAATATGGAGTATGGAGTATGGTAAAACCAGCAATTTGCCCAACAAACTCCCGACTCCCTGCTAAGAGACTCCCGACTAACAGGGTAACGGGTAAAGTAAGGATTAAAAGATTAAAGATCAATTCTTCTCCGTCATTGCGAGTGACCGAAGGGAGCGCGGCAATCTCATAAGCGACAGATGGCAGATAGCGAATGGCTAAAAACATAGAGCAGAGAATAAATTAAGGGTATAGGATAAAGGGTAAGTTGTACAGGTTAAGAGCTTATCGGACAGTTGATAGTTAAAAACAATTAGCGGTCACTCCCTCTCTGGTATGATGAGATTGGCAAAAAAACATCTACCAAAGGAGGAAAAATGACTGCTAAAGAAAAGATAGCAGATAGCAAATGGCTTATGGTTAGAGGTTGAACCCCTCTCTTCCCCCTCCCTTGACGGGAGGGGATTAAGGGGAGGGTGAAATGAACTCTCTGTCCTAGATGTGTTTTAGATAGAGGCTAAAGGCTGAACTTAAAGGCCGCCTTTTTACTTAATTGGTTTTTGACTGACGGCTGGAAGCTGAGAGCTGGTGGCTAGCTAAGGGCTGAACTTAAAGGTCGTTTTTACATTTTTCAATTTTATATTTTCATTTAAAAAATGAGGTAAACAAGATGAATCGTCCAACTTGGGATGAATATTTTATGAAGATAACTGAAGAAGTTTCGACGCGTTCAACATGTCTGCGTCGCCAAGTTGGCGCGGTTATCGTTAAAGATAAAAGAATTCTTGCTACCGGTTATAATGGCGCGCCGTCGGGATTAAAACACTGTCTTGAAGTTGGTTGCATTAGAGAACTTCAGAATATTCCCTCAGGAGAAAAACACGAGTTATGTCGGGGTCTTCATGCTGAGCAAAACGCTATCATCCAAGCTGCTCTTCATGGCATAAAAATTGGTGAAGCTTTGATATATACCACTCACCAGCCCTGTATTCTTTGTGCTAAAATGCTGATAAACGCGGGCATAAAAGAGATTATTTATCGGGACGCTTATCTGGATTCACTGGCCGAGAAAATGATTAAAGAGGCAGAAATTAAAATAAGGCAATTAAGAAAGTAAAAAATTTTTAAAAATCTCTTGTCATAAATATTTACTTTATGGCATTATTTAAAAGTTGTGATTTAATGTTAAGTGAAAAAGATAAAGATAATAAACCATGGCTAAGTGAAGTTAGAGGATATGGCAATATAGGGATAGATTTAGCTTGTTCTATTTTGGTAGGGTTTGGCATAGGTTATTTATTGGATAAGTGGTTGGGTACGACCCCTTTGTTTATGATTGTGGGAGTTTTATGGGGAGTTACAAGCGCTTTTTTATTGCTTTATAATAAAATTAAACTTGAAAAAGAAGAGAACGATAAGGATAAACGAAAGGGTTGATTTTGTTGACGAGCTCCGTGTCTTTGATTAGCAAGTCTATTTTAGCAAGTTTTTTGCTTTGCTTGTTAGTTACTGTGGGAGCTTATTACGAAAGAGGTATTTCGGGGGCTTGGGGCATAGTTACCGGGTTTGCAATGGCTACTGCTGACTTTGGAGTAGCTTCTTATTTGATTGCAAGATGTATGAAGAGTGAAAAAAATGCGCTGAGCGCGGTTGTTTTGCCCGGTTTTTTAATTCGTTTGCCTTTAGTTCTCGGTATAATTTACTACTTTATCAAGGTTCCCCGGGTGGATATTTATGCTCTTATCGGGAGCTTTATAGCTGTTTACAGTTGTCTTTTGTTTGTGGAATTAAAATTGATAAACGATTTAGCTAAATCATCTAAGTTAGAAATTGGAAAGGGGTAATTATATTGGATCCACTTCATCATTTTCATCTTCATCCCATAATTCATCTTCCTCACATCGGGCCCATCGACCCATCTATTAACATAGCGGTAATATCAATGTGGATAGCGACCGCGGCGGTGTTTGTCTTATTTTTTCTGGCATCCAGAAAAGTTAGCTTGGTTCCGAAAGGAATTCAAAACTTGGTGGAGGTGATTGTCCAGTTTGTTCGCGATGATATCGTCTTAACCATGATGGGCAAAGAAGGACTTCCTTACCTGCCATTTATTTTGACATTGTTCATGTTTATTTGGTTCTGCAATTTAGTCGGTTTAATACCCGGCTTATTTACTCCCACGAGCAACATATTTGTAACCGGGACCCTTGCAATTATGGTTTTCTTTGCGACTCACATAATCGGAATTGTTAAACATGGCCCTTTTAAATATTTTAAGGGTTGGGTTCCCCAAGGAGTGCCCAAAGCGTTAGCGCCGGCTCTTTTCATCATCGAGATTCCAAGCGCTTTTGCCAAACCCTTTTCTCTGGCAGTTCGTCTTTTTGCCAATATGCTTGCCGGGCACATTGCCCTTTTAATCTTTTTGAGTCTGATAATTCAGTTTAAAAGTTTAATCATTGCGCCGGCTCCTGTTTTGGGGGCTGTGATTATTTTAATTTTGGAGTTGTTATTTACGTTGTTACAGGCATATATCTTTGCCATGCTTTCAGCGCTTTATATTTCGGATGCCGTTCACGGCGGACACTAATTAGGAGGGTATGAAATAAGAGGAGCTACCAGTCTCCAGCTACCAGCTTTCAGGAAGACCAAGAAGCATAGAGCAGAGAGTGGAGAGCAAAATAAGGGTATATAGGGTGATGGGCAAGGGATAGAGATTAAATGGAAATTAGGCGGTAATTGGGGAGATTAGGCGATAATTAAGTTGTAATTAAGTGGTAATTACAATGAATTTCAATATCAGCACTCAGTAAAAATTAAGCAGAGAGATTAAGTAGAGATTGAGGAAACGGCTATCAATCTCAATAAATTACAATAAATCTCAATTAATTTCAAAGTACCTGATGGCAGATAGAGTATGGAGTATAGAGTATGGAGTATGGCAAAACCAGCAATCTGGCTAACAAACTACCGACTCCCCACTAAGAGACTCCCGACTGTTTTGTATAGGGTGACGGGTAAGGGGTAAAGTTAAAAACGAAAAAATTCCCATTCGTCATTGCGAGGAGCCGTAGGCGACGCGGCAATCTCAAGGGTAGAGACATAGGGACTTGGCCACATAGAGACATGGTTAAAAGCATAGAGCAGAGAGCCATGAGATTTTTTTCTAAACTCTAAGCTAATAAAATTTGACAACAATGAACAATAAAATAATTAACTAAGGAGAGGAGGAAGTATTTTGGACGCACAAGGTATTGCTTATGTATGTGGAGCTTTGGCCATGTCATTGGCTGCAATTAGTTGCGGTTTAGGAATTGCTTGGTTGGCAAGGGCTTCTGTTGAGGGTTCTGCTCGTCAGCCGGAAGCAGCAGGCGGTATCCGTACAACCATGATTATCGCGGCCGCGTTGGTTGAAGCTATTTCTTTGTACACGTTTGTTATTGCTATTTTATTGGTAACTAAATAAGTTTTAAGGAGGTGGATAATAGGTGGATGTATTATTCCATCCCGAGACGGGTTTGATTTTTTGGTCTTTGATTTCGTTTCTTTTGCTTTTTGTTTTGCTTAAAAAAATTGCTTACAAGCCAATTTTAGGAATGTTGGAAAAGCGGGAGAACAAAATCAAAGAATCTTTAGATGAAGCCGAAAAAACTCGTCTTGAGGCAGAAAAATTGTTTGCAGATTATCAAAAACAGATAGAAAATGCTCGCAAAGAAGCCCAGCAGGTAATAGAGCAGGGTAGAGTTGCTGCTGAGGGGATTAAAAAAGAAATAATTGAAAGTGCAAATAAGGAATCTAAAAGAATGATTGAATCAGCTCAGCATGAGATGACTTCAGAAAAAGAAAAAATTATAGTGGAGCTTCAGGATAAAATGGCGGGTTTAATCATCGATGCCTCTTCTAAGGTTGTTCAGAAGGCATTAAGCAAAAAGGATCATTTAAGTTTAATAAAGGAATACACAGCAAAGTTAGGTGATATTTGTGAAGGCTGATACAGTTGTTGGTGATACTTCAGGAAAGAGCATTGAGGAAATAGTTACCATTGCTTCGAAGCTGCAAGAGGAGCTTTCTCGGCTTACCAATCAACTTACGTTTATTGAGATGGTTGCTGAAGTGACAACTGTGGTGCCATTGACTCCAGATTTAACCGTTAGTTTACAGAAGAAACTTTCCCGTTTAACTGGCAAAAATGTCCTACTTAAGACGTTTATAGATGAGTCTATCCTTGGTGGAATGGTTATTCGCATGGGGGATAAGGTTTTAGACTTTAGTATTCGCAGCAGACTTGATAAGCTGAGGGAAAAATTTGTAAGCGATAAGGGGTTGGGTTCAGATGACGGGAATTCCTGAACTTTTAAAGGAAAAAATAGATGAACTGGATATGGGATTTGAGATTATTGAAGTTGGTGAGGTTCTTGAAGCCGGTGACGGAGTAGCTCTCGTTAGAGGGTTACCTGGAGCAATGGCGGGCGAAATGCTGGAGTTCCCCGATGGTGTTTACGGAGTGGTTTTAAATTTAGAGGAAGATAGAATAGGCGCCGTGCTTATGGGTGAAGCCACCGGAATCAAAGAGGGGGATGTTGTAAAGCGAACAGGGAAAATACTCCAGGTTCCCGTGGGCGAAGCCATGGTGGGAAGGGTAGTAAACGCTTTAGGGCAGCCCATTGACGGAAAGGGTCCCATAAAAGCGGACAGCTTTAGGCCTATTGAATGGAAAGCGCCCGGTGTTGTGGAAAGACAGCCCGTAAAAGAGCCACTTCAGACAGGGATAAAAGCCATTGATTCCATGATTCCAATTGGCCGAGGCCAAAGGGAGCTTATCATTGGTGATAGGCAAACCGGCAAGACAGCCATTGCGACCGATACCATCATTAATCAGCAAGGAGAAGGTGTTATCTGTGTTTATGTGGCCATAGGCCAGAAAGCTTCCACTGTTGTCCAAGTTGTAAAAGATCTTGAGGATCGGGGAGCTATGGATTACACGGTTGTTGTAAGCGCCCCTGCCGATGAGCCGGCACCACTTCAATATATTGCTCCTTATGCCGGCTGTGCCATAGCTGAATATTTTATGTATAAAGGCGGACACGCGCTTTGTGTATATGATGATCTTTCAAAACACGCTCAGGCTTATAGGCAAGTTTCATTGGTTTTGCGCCGTCCTCCCGGCCGAGAAGCTTATCCGGGAGATATCTTTTATCTTCACTCTCGTTTGCTCGAGAGAGCGGTAAAGCTGAGCGATAAAAATGGCGGCGGCTCATTAACTGCTCTGCCTATTGTCGAAACTCAAGCAGGTGATGTTTCTGCATATATTCCAACGAACGTAATTTCAATTACGGACGGTCAGATTTTTTTGGAGAGCGACCTCTTTTTTGCCGGAGTGAGACCCGCTATCAACGTGGGTATCTCTGTTTCCAGGGTTGGAGGTAACGCGCAGATTAAGGCAATGAAGCAAGTAGCGGGCAGTTTGAGATTGGATTTGGCTCAATTCAGGGAGCTTGAAGCATTTGCCCAATTTGGTTCAGAACTGGATGAGACGACCAAGGCACAGCTTGCGCGTGGCGAGAGAATGGTGGAAATTTTAAAACAAGGCCGCTATGTTCCGGTGCCGGTTGAGAAACAAATCATTATCATTTACGCTGGCGTTAAAGGTTATCTTGATGATATTTCCGTGAATAGAGTTTGTCAGTTTGAGGCAGATATTTTGCAGTTCATAGAGGGGAATTACCCTGAAATAAGTCATAAGATTCGTGAAGAAAAGGTACTTTCTGAAGGAACCGAAACAGCTTTAAAGAAAGCTATTGAGGAATTTAAAATAACTTTCATGGAACAATAAATTTTATTTAAGGGATGTATGAATTTTGGCTAGAACCCGTGAGATAAAAAGACGAATAAAGAGTATTGAAAACACCAGGCAGATAACAAGAACCATGGAGATGGTTGCGGGGGCAAAGATTAGGAGATCCCAGGAGGGAATCGAAAACTCTCGCCCCTATGCTACAAAGATGATGGAAGTTCTTGCCAACCTATCTTCATATGTTAAAGCCGGGAAACATCCGCTTTTGGAAGTTCATGAAAAACAGGAGCGGGTCTATATTTTGTCGATAACCTCAAACAGGGGACTGTGCGGAGCTTTTAACACAAATATCATTCGCAAAACCGAAAGTATTTTAGAAAGAGAAAAACAAGCAGAATGCGAGGTAGTTCTATCGGTTGCCGGACAAAAGGGCATCAATTATTTTAAATACCGTGGTTATGAATTGTTGTCAGAATATACTGAGATTGGCGATTCACCTAAATTTGAAGATGCCCGCGAAATTGCCGCTAAAATTATGGAGATGTATATAAATCACGAGGTTGACAAGGTTTTGATTATCTTTAATCACTTTAAATCCGTAATGGACCAAAGACCGATTGAATACAATATTTTACCCATCGAAAAAGATATGGTGGAAGACGAAAAAGAGCGTGTAATTCGCGATGATTATATATTTGAGCCGTCTCCTGAAAAAGTGCTCTACGAGCTTTTGCCAACTTATGTGGAGACATTGGTTTATCGAACATTGATGGAATCTGTGGCGAGTGAGCACGGCGCGCGTCGGACGGCCATGAAAGCCGCGAGCGATAATGCTGTGGAGATGATTGGCCGGCTTACAATGACTTTTAACAGGGCCAGGCAAGCTCAAATTACGCAAGAAATTTCCGAAATTGTTGGTGGAGCAGAAGCACTAAAATAAAGAGGTGAGTTAATTAATGAATATTGGAAGAATAACCAAGGTCATTGGACCGGTAGTTGATGTTGAGTTTGCTTCCGGAAATTTACCGGAAATTTATACTGCTCTAAAGATTGAAAAAGAAGGAGCAGAGGGCAAGACCGAACTGATAGTAGAGGTTCAGAAGCACATCGGAAAAAATCAAATAAGGGCCGTTGCAATGGATTCAACAGACGGACTTGCCAGAGGGACGAAGGTTATCGATACGGGCGAGCCGATAATGGTTCCTGTTGGAGAAAAAACACTGGGTAGGATATTTAATGTTTTAGGGGAGGTCATTGACCATGGTGAACCCATTGTTACCAGAGAAAAATATCCAATTCATCGGAAGGCGCCCGAATTTGAAGAACTGAAACCAACAACCGAGATTTTTGAAACTGGCATTAAGGTTATAGACCTTTTAGCACCGTATGTTAAAGGTGGAAAAACCGGACTCTTTGGAGGTGCCGGTGTCGGAAAGACCGTTCTCATCATGGAACTCATTCATAATATCGCCACCGAACACGGCGGATATTCTGTATTTAGCGGTGTTGGCGAAAGGACCAGAGAAGGTAACGATTTATGGTTGGAGATGAAGGAGTCCGGTGTTATTAACAAGACGGCTCTCGTTTACGGCCAGATGAACGAGCCCCCGGGGGCGAGATTAAGGGTTGGTTTAACCGGACTTACGATGGCTGAGTATTTTCGCGATCAAGGACAAGATGTCCTTTACTTTGTTGACAATATATTTAGATTTGTTCAGGCCGGTTCTGAAGTATCTGCTCTCTTGGGCAGGATGCCTTCGGCCGTTGGTTACCAGCCAACCTTGGGAACTGAAATGGGTGAATTGCAGGAGAGAATTACTTCCACCAAGAAAGGTTCTATTACCTCGGTTCAGGCAATTTATGTGCCTGCCGATGATTTAACAGACCCGGCGCCCGCGACAACGTTTACTCATCTTGATGCCACTACCGTTTTGTCGAGACAGATTGCTGAGCTTGGAATATATCCTGCTGTTGATCCTCTCGATTCGACATCGAGGATTCTTGATGCCACCTTTATCGGTGACGAGCACTATTCGGTTGCCCGCAAAGTTCAGGAGGTTTTACAGCGCTACAAGGAGCTGCAGGACGTTATCGCAATTTTGGGTATGGATGAGCTTTCGGAAAATGATAAGGTTATTGTTCAGAGAGCCAGAAAGATACAGAAGTTTCTTTCACAGCCATTTTTTGTGGCGGAACAATTTACCGGGAATCCGGGTATCTATGTATCATTGAAAGATACCATTAAAGGGTTTAAAGAAATCGCGGAAGGCATACACGATGAACTTCCCGAACAGGCCTTTTATATGGTCGGCACAATTGAAGACGCGGTTGAAAAAGGCAAAAAATTGCTTGAAACGGTTGAGGTAGAAGCATAAAGGAGCAAGTTGTTTATGGCTGACAAGTTTGTAA encodes:
- the rpiB gene encoding ribose 5-phosphate isomerase B — protein: MKIAIGSDHAGYELKEKIKVFLKEKNLEILDVGTNNSESVDYPDYAERAAEVVASGKFDRGIIICGSGIGVAMTANKIPGVRAAVCNDIESARLSRQHNDANVLTMGGRRVIDLKEAKKIINTWLKTEFEGGRHLMRLAKIAKLERKYSSKKPEVE
- the glyA gene encoding serine hydroxymethyltransferase gives rise to the protein MENLSKIDPEITKAIEDELRRQQGTLELIASENFASLAVMRATGSVFTNKYAEGYPGKRYYGGCGFIDVVEKLAIERAKIIFGADHANVQPHSGSQANMAVYFSCLKPGDKVMGLELSHGGHLTHGSPVNFSGQLYDFVFYGVNKDTEIFDYDEILKIAKKHRPKMIVTGASAYPRTIDFEAFRKIADEVNAYLMADIAHIAGLVAAGVHPSPIPHAQFTTTTTHKTLRGPRGGMVFCEERFAKSIDKTVFPGIQGGPLMNEITAKAVCLKEALTDEFKDYQKQIIKNAKILSRVFQDNGYRLVSRGTDNHLFLVDLTDKGITGREAEVVLESVGIILNRSTIPFETKSPFITSGIRVGTPAVTTRGMKEKEMEKIGELMIRTLENMDNEKVHTEVKNKVEKLCEEFPLYPEL
- a CDS encoding cytidine/deoxycytidylate deaminase family protein; the protein is MNRPTWDEYFMKITEEVSTRSTCLRRQVGAVIVKDKRILATGYNGAPSGLKHCLEVGCIRELQNIPSGEKHELCRGLHAEQNAIIQAALHGIKIGEALIYTTHQPCILCAKMLINAGIKEIIYRDAYLDSLAEKMIKEAEIKIRQLRK
- a CDS encoding AtpZ/AtpI family protein, yielding MALFKSCDLMLSEKDKDNKPWLSEVRGYGNIGIDLACSILVGFGIGYLLDKWLGTTPLFMIVGVLWGVTSAFLLLYNKIKLEKEENDKDKRKG
- a CDS encoding F0F1 ATP synthase subunit A, whose protein sequence is MDPLHHFHLHPIIHLPHIGPIDPSINIAVISMWIATAAVFVLFFLASRKVSLVPKGIQNLVEVIVQFVRDDIVLTMMGKEGLPYLPFILTLFMFIWFCNLVGLIPGLFTPTSNIFVTGTLAIMVFFATHIIGIVKHGPFKYFKGWVPQGVPKALAPALFIIEIPSAFAKPFSLAVRLFANMLAGHIALLIFLSLIIQFKSLIIAPAPVLGAVIILILELLFTLLQAYIFAMLSALYISDAVHGGH
- the atpE gene encoding ATP synthase F0 subunit C; amino-acid sequence: MDAQGIAYVCGALAMSLAAISCGLGIAWLARASVEGSARQPEAAGGIRTTMIIAAALVEAISLYTFVIAILLVTK
- the atpF gene encoding F0F1 ATP synthase subunit B is translated as MDVLFHPETGLIFWSLISFLLLFVLLKKIAYKPILGMLEKRENKIKESLDEAEKTRLEAEKLFADYQKQIENARKEAQQVIEQGRVAAEGIKKEIIESANKESKRMIESAQHEMTSEKEKIIVELQDKMAGLIIDASSKVVQKALSKKDHLSLIKEYTAKLGDICEG
- a CDS encoding F0F1 ATP synthase subunit delta, which encodes MKADTVVGDTSGKSIEEIVTIASKLQEELSRLTNQLTFIEMVAEVTTVVPLTPDLTVSLQKKLSRLTGKNVLLKTFIDESILGGMVIRMGDKVLDFSIRSRLDKLREKFVSDKGLGSDDGNS
- the atpA gene encoding F0F1 ATP synthase subunit alpha; the protein is MTGIPELLKEKIDELDMGFEIIEVGEVLEAGDGVALVRGLPGAMAGEMLEFPDGVYGVVLNLEEDRIGAVLMGEATGIKEGDVVKRTGKILQVPVGEAMVGRVVNALGQPIDGKGPIKADSFRPIEWKAPGVVERQPVKEPLQTGIKAIDSMIPIGRGQRELIIGDRQTGKTAIATDTIINQQGEGVICVYVAIGQKASTVVQVVKDLEDRGAMDYTVVVSAPADEPAPLQYIAPYAGCAIAEYFMYKGGHALCVYDDLSKHAQAYRQVSLVLRRPPGREAYPGDIFYLHSRLLERAVKLSDKNGGGSLTALPIVETQAGDVSAYIPTNVISITDGQIFLESDLFFAGVRPAINVGISVSRVGGNAQIKAMKQVAGSLRLDLAQFRELEAFAQFGSELDETTKAQLARGERMVEILKQGRYVPVPVEKQIIIIYAGVKGYLDDISVNRVCQFEADILQFIEGNYPEISHKIREEKVLSEGTETALKKAIEEFKITFMEQ
- the atpG gene encoding ATP synthase F1 subunit gamma, whose amino-acid sequence is MARTREIKRRIKSIENTRQITRTMEMVAGAKIRRSQEGIENSRPYATKMMEVLANLSSYVKAGKHPLLEVHEKQERVYILSITSNRGLCGAFNTNIIRKTESILEREKQAECEVVLSVAGQKGINYFKYRGYELLSEYTEIGDSPKFEDAREIAAKIMEMYINHEVDKVLIIFNHFKSVMDQRPIEYNILPIEKDMVEDEKERVIRDDYIFEPSPEKVLYELLPTYVETLVYRTLMESVASEHGARRTAMKAASDNAVEMIGRLTMTFNRARQAQITQEISEIVGGAEALK
- the atpD gene encoding F0F1 ATP synthase subunit beta, which codes for MNIGRITKVIGPVVDVEFASGNLPEIYTALKIEKEGAEGKTELIVEVQKHIGKNQIRAVAMDSTDGLARGTKVIDTGEPIMVPVGEKTLGRIFNVLGEVIDHGEPIVTREKYPIHRKAPEFEELKPTTEIFETGIKVIDLLAPYVKGGKTGLFGGAGVGKTVLIMELIHNIATEHGGYSVFSGVGERTREGNDLWLEMKESGVINKTALVYGQMNEPPGARLRVGLTGLTMAEYFRDQGQDVLYFVDNIFRFVQAGSEVSALLGRMPSAVGYQPTLGTEMGELQERITSTKKGSITSVQAIYVPADDLTDPAPATTFTHLDATTVLSRQIAELGIYPAVDPLDSTSRILDATFIGDEHYSVARKVQEVLQRYKELQDVIAILGMDELSENDKVIVQRARKIQKFLSQPFFVAEQFTGNPGIYVSLKDTIKGFKEIAEGIHDELPEQAFYMVGTIEDAVEKGKKLLETVEVEA